One Cryptosporangium aurantiacum DNA window includes the following coding sequences:
- the galT gene encoding galactose-1-phosphate uridylyltransferase codes for MSNISETHLSDGRELFYFDDAPGKDRSAVDERGLPHVVSTSERRWDALAGEWVVIAGHRQTRTFLPPTDQCPLCPTRTEQLNGATHQTEIPASDYDVVVFENRFPSLSTSTPVESSLTGLFHTEPGNGRCEVVCFTSDHNGAFSRLPAARVRTVLDALAQRTEALGRIDGVEYVFSFENRGEEIGVTLSHPHGQIYAYPFVPPRMDRIRQSLRDHHDATGECLQCALLAAEQADGARIVEKGSHFTAYVPFAARWPYEVMIVPHRHVPDLPALDEPELAELSELYPAVLRRFDGLFDTPAPYIAGWQQAPVRQDRDLWHLALQVFSIRRAPGKLKYLAGSESGAAVWINDIAPERAAASLRGETA; via the coding sequence ATGAGCAACATCTCCGAGACCCACCTCTCCGACGGACGGGAGCTGTTCTACTTCGACGACGCGCCGGGCAAGGACCGGTCCGCGGTCGACGAGCGCGGCCTGCCGCACGTGGTCAGCACGTCCGAGCGGCGCTGGGACGCGCTGGCCGGGGAGTGGGTGGTGATCGCCGGTCACCGGCAGACCCGCACGTTCCTGCCGCCGACCGACCAGTGCCCGCTCTGCCCGACCCGTACTGAGCAACTGAACGGCGCGACGCACCAGACCGAGATCCCGGCGTCCGACTACGACGTCGTGGTGTTCGAGAACCGGTTCCCCTCGCTCTCGACGTCGACCCCGGTGGAGTCGTCGCTGACCGGCCTGTTCCACACCGAACCGGGCAACGGGCGGTGCGAGGTCGTCTGTTTCACCAGCGACCACAACGGAGCGTTCTCCCGCCTGCCCGCCGCCAGGGTCCGCACGGTGCTCGACGCGCTGGCGCAGCGGACCGAGGCCCTGGGCCGGATCGACGGCGTCGAGTACGTCTTCAGCTTCGAGAACCGGGGCGAGGAGATCGGCGTGACGCTCTCCCACCCGCACGGGCAGATCTACGCGTACCCGTTCGTGCCGCCGCGGATGGATCGCATCCGACAGTCGCTGCGCGACCACCACGACGCGACCGGCGAGTGCCTGCAGTGCGCGCTGCTCGCCGCCGAGCAGGCCGACGGCGCCCGGATCGTCGAGAAGGGCTCGCACTTCACCGCGTACGTGCCGTTCGCCGCGCGGTGGCCCTACGAGGTGATGATCGTTCCGCACCGGCACGTCCCCGACCTGCCCGCGCTGGACGAGCCGGAGCTGGCCGAGCTCTCCGAGCTGTACCCGGCGGTGCTGCGCCGCTTCGACGGGCTGTTCGACACCCCGGCGCCGTACATCGCGGGCTGGCAGCAGGCGCCGGTGCGGCAGGACCGCGACCTCTGGCACCTGGCCCTGCAGGTGTTCTCGATCCGGCGCGCGCCGGGCAAGCTCAAGTATCTGGCCGGTTCGGAGTCCGGCGCCGCGGTCTGGATCAAC
- a CDS encoding ABC transporter substrate-binding protein, which produces MSRRSVLRAFGLGAVGIAASPLLAACTGADSGSGSGTGTVTFGSNGSDEVPKRAFAAMLGSAKDAVDLTVKINTVPHNDFQNNINNYLKGSPDDVFTWFAGYRMKSYAKQGLLAPIDDVWEKVGGNFSEAFKTASTADDGKKYFIPNYNYPWGWFYRPSVWKEKGYTEPKTWDELIALTKKMKADGLTPIAFGDKDGWPAFGTFDYLNMRINGYQFHVDLMAHKESWEDAKVKQVFTTWKEIFPYQAPGSLGRTWQEAAQTVVQKKAGMYLLGTFVGQQWPQGDTDIDFFPFPELDSNVGADAVEAPIDGFILSKKGGENDSARKLMEYLASGEAQDIYQSEDPNNVAASNKASTAKYSALQKKSAEVIGAAKNISQFLDRDAEPAFANNAALPAFQQFIKDGDVNAVTKGLEAQAKQIYGS; this is translated from the coding sequence CAGCGGCACCGGCACCGTCACGTTCGGCTCGAACGGTTCGGACGAGGTGCCGAAGCGGGCCTTCGCGGCCATGCTGGGCTCGGCCAAGGACGCCGTCGACCTGACGGTCAAGATCAACACGGTTCCGCACAACGACTTCCAGAACAACATCAACAACTACCTCAAGGGCAGCCCGGACGACGTCTTCACGTGGTTCGCCGGCTACCGCATGAAGTCGTACGCGAAGCAGGGCCTGCTCGCCCCGATCGACGACGTCTGGGAGAAGGTCGGAGGCAACTTCTCCGAGGCGTTCAAGACCGCGTCCACGGCCGACGACGGCAAGAAGTACTTCATCCCGAACTACAACTACCCGTGGGGCTGGTTCTACCGTCCGAGCGTCTGGAAGGAGAAGGGCTACACCGAGCCCAAGACCTGGGACGAGCTCATCGCGCTGACCAAGAAGATGAAGGCGGACGGGCTCACCCCGATCGCGTTCGGCGACAAGGACGGCTGGCCCGCGTTCGGCACGTTCGACTACCTGAACATGCGCATCAACGGCTACCAGTTCCACGTCGACCTGATGGCGCACAAGGAGAGCTGGGAGGACGCGAAGGTCAAGCAGGTCTTCACGACCTGGAAGGAGATCTTCCCGTACCAGGCCCCGGGCTCGCTCGGACGCACCTGGCAGGAGGCCGCGCAGACCGTCGTCCAGAAGAAGGCGGGCATGTACCTGCTCGGCACGTTCGTCGGCCAGCAGTGGCCGCAGGGCGACACCGACATCGACTTCTTCCCGTTCCCGGAGCTCGACTCCAACGTCGGTGCGGACGCGGTCGAGGCCCCGATCGACGGGTTCATCCTGAGCAAGAAGGGCGGCGAGAACGACAGCGCCCGCAAGCTCATGGAGTACCTCGCCAGCGGTGAGGCCCAGGACATCTACCAGTCCGAGGACCCCAACAACGTCGCCGCGTCGAACAAGGCCAGCACGGCCAAGTACTCCGCGCTGCAGAAGAAGTCCGCCGAGGTCATCGGCGCCGCGAAGAACATCTCGCAGTTCCTCGACCGGGACGCCGAGCCCGCGTTCGCGAACAACGCCGCGCTCCCCGCGTTCCAGCAGTTCATCAAGGACGGCGACGTCAACGCGGTGACCAAGGGCCTCGAGGCACAGGCCAAGCAGATCTACGGCAGCTGA
- a CDS encoding carbohydrate ABC transporter permease, with the protein MTTPQATVATPSTPTERSAPVGKRKKLRRLTGRDRVVLGLMVGIPTLIELLLVWGPALFSVLLGFTDARTDIDQPGGVNFAGLDNYKFITEEYPPFWPAVQHNIIWLLFLAVIATPLGLFIAVLLDQNLRGSRIYQSIFFVPVMLSLALVGIIWHLIYSPDAGLLNSVLGTAGTDDQIDWFGDSSINLWAALVAASWKHVGYIMILYLAGLKGVDPSLREAAQIDGANAVQTFFRVVFPAMRPINIVVVVITVIEALRAFDIVYVINRGTNGLELLSALVVQNLVGEGTQIGVGAAIATVLLVISLVPIVAYLWQTFRKEEQR; encoded by the coding sequence ATGACGACCCCTCAGGCCACAGTGGCCACGCCCAGCACCCCGACCGAACGATCCGCCCCGGTGGGCAAACGCAAAAAATTGCGCCGCCTCACCGGGAGAGACCGCGTCGTACTCGGGCTCATGGTCGGGATCCCGACGCTGATCGAGCTGCTGCTGGTCTGGGGGCCGGCGCTGTTCTCGGTCCTCCTCGGCTTCACCGACGCGCGGACCGACATCGACCAGCCCGGCGGAGTCAACTTCGCCGGGCTGGACAACTACAAGTTCATCACCGAGGAATATCCGCCGTTCTGGCCCGCGGTGCAGCACAACATCATCTGGCTGCTGTTCCTGGCCGTGATCGCAACACCGCTCGGCCTGTTCATCGCGGTACTGCTCGACCAGAACCTGCGCGGCTCGCGGATCTACCAGAGCATCTTCTTCGTCCCCGTGATGCTCTCGCTCGCGCTCGTCGGCATCATCTGGCACCTGATCTACAGCCCGGACGCCGGTCTGCTGAACAGCGTGCTGGGCACCGCGGGCACCGACGACCAGATCGACTGGTTCGGCGACTCGAGCATCAACCTCTGGGCGGCGCTCGTCGCGGCGTCCTGGAAACACGTCGGCTACATCATGATCCTGTACCTGGCCGGCTTGAAGGGCGTCGACCCGTCGCTGCGGGAGGCCGCTCAGATCGACGGCGCCAACGCGGTGCAGACGTTCTTCCGGGTCGTGTTCCCGGCGATGCGCCCGATCAACATCGTGGTCGTCGTCATCACGGTCATCGAGGCGCTCCGCGCGTTCGACATCGTCTACGTGATCAACCGCGGCACGAACGGCCTCGAGCTGCTCTCCGCGCTCGTCGTCCAGAACCTGGTCGGCGAGGGCACCCAGATCGGCGTCGGCGCGGCGATCGCGACCGTGCTGCTGGTGATCTCCCTGGTACCGATCGTCGCGTACCTCTGGCAGACCTTCCGGAAGGAGGAGCAGCGATGA
- the galK gene encoding galactokinase, producing the protein MRESASWLAPGRVNLIGEHTDYNDGFVLPLAIEFGCRATVSPGPEGMLRFTSAQEPDPVEVPVADLAPGAVPGWAAYPAGVLWALGVDLPGLTVAVDSDVPLGAGLSSSAALTCSVGGAANDLLELGLSPRELVAATRKAENDFVGAPTGGMDQLASMLGEAGSVLFCDMRTLDVRPVPFGLDAEGLALLVVDSRAPHRHADGEYAARRRSCEQAASTLGLRALRDVVDLDEALAKLAAEPDGEVLVKRARHIVTENARVTDVVALLDAGKVREIGPALTASHASMRDDFEITVPEVDVLVEALLAAGAYGARMTGGGFGGCVIALLDQNAVDDAARAAVAAATAHGFATPRTFTTSPAAGAHSVGAHHAG; encoded by the coding sequence ATGCGCGAATCGGCCAGCTGGCTGGCGCCGGGACGGGTGAACCTGATCGGCGAGCACACCGACTACAACGACGGCTTCGTGTTGCCGCTGGCCATCGAATTCGGCTGCAGAGCCACGGTCTCCCCCGGCCCGGAGGGCATGCTGCGGTTCACCTCGGCGCAGGAGCCCGACCCGGTCGAGGTGCCGGTGGCCGACCTGGCCCCCGGCGCCGTGCCCGGGTGGGCTGCCTACCCGGCCGGGGTTCTCTGGGCGCTCGGCGTCGACCTGCCCGGTCTGACCGTGGCCGTCGACTCCGACGTCCCGCTGGGCGCTGGGCTGTCCTCCTCGGCCGCGCTGACCTGCTCGGTCGGTGGCGCCGCGAACGACCTGCTGGAACTCGGGCTCTCCCCGCGGGAGCTGGTGGCCGCCACCAGGAAGGCCGAGAACGACTTCGTCGGCGCACCGACCGGCGGGATGGACCAGCTCGCCTCGATGCTCGGCGAGGCCGGATCGGTGCTGTTCTGCGACATGCGCACGCTCGACGTGCGTCCGGTTCCGTTCGGTCTGGACGCCGAGGGCCTGGCGCTGCTGGTCGTCGACTCGAGAGCGCCGCACCGGCACGCCGACGGGGAGTACGCGGCCCGGCGCCGTTCCTGCGAGCAAGCCGCCTCGACGCTCGGGTTGCGAGCGCTGCGGGACGTCGTCGATCTGGACGAGGCCCTGGCCAAGCTGGCCGCCGAGCCCGACGGCGAGGTCCTGGTCAAGCGGGCGCGGCACATCGTCACCGAGAACGCGCGGGTCACCGACGTGGTCGCGCTGCTCGACGCCGGAAAGGTCCGGGAGATCGGGCCCGCGCTGACCGCGTCGCACGCGTCGATGCGCGACGACTTCGAGATCACGGTCCCGGAGGTCGACGTCCTCGTCGAGGCGCTGCTGGCCGCGGGCGCCTACGGCGCCCGGATGACCGGCGGTGGTTTCGGTGGGTGCGTCATCGCACTGCTCGACCAGAACGCGGTGGACGACGCCGCGCGCGCCGCCGTAGCCGCAGCGACCGCACACGGCTTCGCGACACCGCGGACCTTCACCACGTCGCCGGCGGCCGGAGCCCATTCCGTGGGGGCCCACCATGCTGGCTAG
- a CDS encoding carbohydrate ABC transporter permease — MTVLTKTKAPAVLAKSSKSGPKVSRGGRIFSYSFLTITAVLWLIPLVWTIYTSLRPEKDTQKYGYLSTGGAFNFDNYVEAWNQGGFSNYFVNSAIITIPAVIITLALAAMVAFAVSRFRWRFNITLLILFTAGNLLPQQILAAPLFQLYKHFALPYSVSDSGSLLNTYYGVIAANIAFQVGFCTFVLSNYMKALPHELTEAALVDGAGVWKQFWKIILPLCRPALAALATLEVIWVYNDFFWALLFIQTGDRLPVTTGINNLFGQYAQNDNLIAAGALLTAIPVLAVYVALQRQFVAGLTLGSNKG; from the coding sequence ATGACCGTGCTGACCAAGACGAAAGCGCCGGCGGTCCTGGCGAAGTCGTCCAAGAGCGGGCCGAAGGTCAGCCGCGGCGGCCGGATCTTCAGCTACTCGTTCCTGACGATCACCGCGGTGCTGTGGCTGATCCCGCTGGTGTGGACGATCTACACGTCGCTCCGCCCGGAGAAGGACACCCAGAAGTACGGCTACCTGAGCACCGGCGGGGCGTTCAACTTCGACAACTATGTCGAGGCGTGGAACCAGGGCGGGTTCTCGAACTACTTCGTCAACTCGGCGATCATCACGATCCCGGCGGTGATCATCACGCTGGCACTGGCCGCGATGGTCGCGTTCGCGGTGTCGCGGTTCCGGTGGCGGTTCAACATCACGCTGCTGATCCTGTTCACCGCGGGCAACCTGCTGCCGCAGCAGATCCTCGCCGCGCCGCTGTTCCAGCTCTACAAGCACTTCGCGCTGCCGTACTCGGTGAGCGACTCCGGGTCGCTGCTCAACACCTACTACGGCGTGATCGCGGCGAACATCGCGTTCCAGGTCGGGTTCTGCACGTTCGTGCTGAGCAACTACATGAAGGCGCTGCCGCACGAGCTGACCGAGGCCGCGCTGGTCGACGGCGCGGGCGTCTGGAAGCAGTTCTGGAAGATCATCCTCCCGCTCTGCCGCCCGGCCCTGGCCGCGCTGGCCACGCTCGAGGTCATCTGGGTCTACAACGACTTCTTCTGGGCGCTGCTGTTCATCCAGACCGGTGACCGGCTACCGGTCACCACCGGTATCAACAACCTGTTCGGGCAGTACGCCCAGAACGACAACCTGATCGCGGCCGGCGCACTCCTGACCGCGATCCCGGTGCTGGCCGTCTACGTCGCGCTCCAGCGCCAGTTCGTCGCCGGTCTCACTCTCGGCTCCAACAAGGGTTGA
- a CDS encoding beta-galactosidase, translated as MSNAGLRAVTARLGGKLAYGGDYNPEQWPESVWLEDVALMKEAKVNLVSVGIFSWAKLEPAEKEYEFGWLDRVLDLLHDNGIAVDLANASATPPPWFSRRYPDSLPVDANGQRRWYGARQAFCPSSPDYRTASARLTRAIGERYAEHPAVAMWHVHNEYGCHNWHCYCDTSAEAFRTWLRDRYSSLDTLNEAWGTAFWSQRYYDWAEIIPPRTPAYHTFANPTQQLDFWRFSSDELLDCFRAEAEILREVSSAPVTTNFMTFFKPLDYWAWAAEQDLISNDHYRIVEGLGAGGATHDLAMSGDLIRSLAGGQPWLLMEHSTSAVNWQPRNPAKLPGQLRRDSLTHTARGADGALFFQWRQSKAGAEKFHSALVPHAGTDSKLWRDVVALGNDLHNLEEVAGSTVRAEVAITVDWESWWAIELDSHPSVEVTGLGELRRFHRALWERGVACDFVHPDHDLSGYRLVIVPTLYLTGGEAGPNLTEFVEAGGTALVTYFSGIVDHNDHVRLGGYPGAFRDLLGVRVEEFNPLLAGDSVELEGIGSEATGTLWTEAATATTAEVLVTYKNGPLAGRPVITSNSVGNGEAWYVGTRLDAASHAWLVGSVLISAGVKPVLPLSPWPDGLDVVERVGGDARYLFAINHSDAAIAVPVRGKDLLTGREWAETDTVGAGAVVVIRLAG; from the coding sequence ATGAGTAACGCTGGCCTGCGGGCGGTCACCGCCCGCCTCGGCGGCAAGCTGGCCTACGGCGGTGACTACAACCCCGAGCAGTGGCCGGAGTCGGTCTGGCTCGAGGACGTCGCGCTGATGAAAGAGGCCAAGGTCAACCTGGTCTCGGTCGGCATCTTCTCCTGGGCGAAGCTGGAACCCGCCGAGAAGGAGTACGAGTTCGGCTGGCTCGACCGCGTCCTGGACCTGCTGCACGACAACGGCATCGCGGTCGACCTGGCCAACGCGTCGGCCACGCCGCCGCCCTGGTTCTCCCGCCGCTACCCCGACTCGCTCCCGGTGGACGCGAACGGCCAGCGCCGCTGGTACGGGGCGCGTCAGGCGTTCTGCCCGTCGTCGCCGGACTACCGCACCGCCTCCGCCCGGCTCACCAGGGCGATCGGCGAACGCTACGCCGAGCATCCCGCGGTCGCGATGTGGCACGTCCACAACGAGTACGGCTGCCACAACTGGCACTGCTACTGCGACACGTCCGCCGAGGCGTTCCGCACCTGGCTACGGGACCGGTACTCCAGCCTCGACACGCTGAACGAGGCCTGGGGCACCGCGTTCTGGAGCCAGCGCTACTACGACTGGGCCGAGATCATCCCGCCGCGGACCCCGGCGTACCACACGTTCGCGAACCCCACCCAGCAGCTGGATTTCTGGCGGTTCTCCTCCGACGAGCTGCTGGACTGCTTCCGCGCCGAGGCCGAGATCCTCCGTGAGGTGTCCAGCGCACCGGTCACGACGAACTTCATGACGTTCTTCAAGCCGCTGGACTACTGGGCCTGGGCCGCCGAGCAGGACCTGATCTCCAACGACCACTACCGCATCGTCGAAGGTCTCGGAGCCGGTGGCGCCACCCACGACCTGGCGATGTCCGGTGACCTGATCCGGTCGCTCGCCGGTGGTCAGCCCTGGTTGCTGATGGAACACTCCACGAGCGCCGTCAACTGGCAGCCGCGCAACCCGGCGAAGCTGCCCGGCCAGCTGCGGCGGGACAGCCTCACCCACACCGCCCGCGGTGCCGACGGCGCGCTGTTCTTCCAGTGGCGGCAGTCGAAGGCCGGAGCCGAGAAGTTCCACTCCGCGCTGGTGCCGCACGCCGGCACCGACTCGAAGCTCTGGCGGGACGTCGTCGCCCTCGGCAACGACCTCCACAACCTCGAAGAGGTGGCCGGGAGCACCGTCCGCGCCGAGGTCGCGATCACCGTCGACTGGGAGAGCTGGTGGGCGATCGAGCTCGACTCGCACCCCAGCGTCGAGGTCACCGGCCTGGGTGAGCTGCGGCGGTTCCACCGGGCGCTGTGGGAGCGCGGGGTCGCCTGCGACTTCGTCCACCCCGACCACGACCTGTCCGGGTACCGGCTGGTCATCGTCCCGACGCTGTACCTCACCGGCGGCGAGGCCGGGCCGAACCTCACCGAGTTCGTCGAGGCCGGTGGCACCGCGCTGGTCACGTACTTCTCCGGCATCGTCGACCACAACGACCACGTGCGGCTCGGCGGCTACCCGGGGGCGTTCCGCGACCTGCTCGGCGTCCGCGTCGAGGAGTTCAACCCGCTGCTGGCCGGGGACAGCGTCGAGCTCGAAGGCATCGGCAGCGAGGCGACCGGCACACTGTGGACCGAAGCGGCGACCGCCACCACCGCGGAGGTGCTCGTCACCTACAAGAACGGCCCGCTCGCGGGGCGGCCGGTGATCACCAGCAACTCGGTCGGCAACGGCGAGGCCTGGTACGTCGGCACCCGGCTGGACGCGGCGAGCCACGCGTGGCTGGTCGGCAGCGTCCTGATCTCCGCCGGGGTGAAGCCGGTACTGCCGCTCTCGCCGTGGCCGGACGGGCTGGACGTGGTCGAGCGCGTCGGTGGTGATGCGCGGTACCTGTTCGCGATCAACCATTCCGACGCTGCGATTGCCGTGCCGGTACGGGGTAAGGACCTTCTCACCGGCCGTGAGTGGGCCGAGACCGACACGGTCGGCGCCGGTGCGGTAGTCGTGATCCGGCTAGCCGGCTGA
- a CDS encoding DeoR/GlpR family DNA-binding transcription regulator → MLASQRQARIVEEIRRGGGVRVSDLTELLGVSDMTIRRDLEVLAKSGVLHKVHGGAVLANSRRTDEPGFAVKSALQQPAKEAIAARAAELITPGTAIALSAGTTTWTLARHITAIPELTVVTNSTTVADILEAQAPRAGFTVILTGGVRTPSAALVGPVADQSIASLHVDQLFIGMHGMDAVAGLTTPNLAEAQTNRALINSAREVVVLADSTKWGIVGLADFGPLSTADVLITDRGLPPAANDILAEAVGELIVVDVAADHAAQ, encoded by the coding sequence ATGCTGGCTAGTCAGCGGCAGGCCCGCATCGTCGAGGAGATCCGGCGCGGCGGCGGCGTGCGGGTCAGCGACCTCACCGAGCTGCTCGGCGTCTCCGACATGACGATCCGCCGGGACCTGGAGGTGCTGGCCAAGTCCGGCGTGCTCCACAAGGTGCACGGCGGCGCGGTGCTGGCCAACTCGCGCCGCACCGACGAGCCCGGCTTCGCGGTGAAGAGCGCGCTGCAGCAGCCGGCGAAGGAAGCGATCGCCGCCCGCGCGGCCGAGCTGATCACGCCGGGCACCGCGATCGCGCTGTCCGCCGGTACCACCACGTGGACGCTGGCCCGGCACATCACCGCGATCCCCGAACTGACCGTGGTGACGAACTCGACGACGGTCGCCGACATCCTGGAGGCCCAGGCGCCCAGGGCCGGGTTCACGGTCATCCTCACCGGTGGAGTACGGACGCCCAGTGCGGCGCTGGTGGGGCCGGTCGCCGACCAGTCGATCGCGTCGCTCCACGTCGACCAGCTGTTCATCGGTATGCACGGCATGGACGCGGTGGCCGGGCTCACCACGCCGAACCTGGCCGAGGCCCAGACCAACCGGGCGCTGATCAACAGCGCACGCGAGGTCGTGGTGCTCGCCGACTCCACCAAGTGGGGCATCGTCGGGCTCGCGGACTTCGGGCCGCTGTCCACCGCCGATGTCCTGATCACCGACCGCGGCCTTCCCCCCGCCGCGAACGACATCCTGGCCGAAGCCGTCGGCGAACTCATCGTCGTCGACGTCGCAGCCGATCACGCAGCCCAGTGA